The Bacteroidales bacterium genome has a window encoding:
- a CDS encoding aldo/keto reductase produces the protein MKAITRRQFVRSTAAAAATVAIGPVAGCTTPSPYDPKGLPTVTLGQTGAEVPLMGFGCGSRWMAIPDDEMALEILESAFNQGLYYWDTASSYGNDKISSEERIGMILKERRGKVFLSSKTGDRDGDQAKRSVERSLNRLRTDHIDLLHVHAVSSVEDAEKLGEKGQVLEVLQQFKSQEVIRNIGFSGHASAEGMKRAIELYDFDVMMMALNHQSAGGSEDFEGLPAPLARQKGMGLVAMKVIRPRETIPGLPAGDLIRYALTLNEFHMINIGTDSKEVLHANLEILRDFTPLGEEKMEEIRLALYPFYQGKGLAWMHPAYQDGWNQNIRLA, from the coding sequence ATGAAAGCCATTACCCGCAGGCAATTTGTACGGTCTACTGCAGCTGCAGCAGCCACGGTAGCTATAGGACCTGTAGCCGGATGCACCACCCCGTCGCCCTATGACCCCAAAGGATTACCCACCGTAACTCTTGGCCAGACCGGGGCAGAGGTCCCGCTGATGGGCTTTGGGTGTGGCAGCAGGTGGATGGCCATCCCCGATGATGAAATGGCCCTGGAGATCCTGGAATCCGCATTTAACCAGGGCCTCTATTACTGGGATACGGCTTCCAGCTACGGGAATGACAAGATCAGCAGCGAGGAACGCATTGGCATGATACTGAAGGAGCGGAGAGGAAAAGTTTTTCTCTCCTCAAAAACAGGTGACCGGGACGGGGATCAGGCAAAAAGGAGCGTGGAACGTAGTCTGAACAGGCTCCGGACCGACCATATCGACCTGCTGCATGTACATGCGGTCTCCTCCGTGGAAGATGCTGAAAAACTGGGAGAAAAGGGGCAGGTGCTGGAGGTGCTGCAGCAGTTCAAAAGCCAGGAAGTCATCCGGAACATAGGATTTTCAGGTCATGCATCGGCCGAAGGGATGAAAAGAGCCATTGAGCTCTATGACTTTGATGTTATGATGATGGCTCTGAATCATCAATCCGCTGGCGGGAGTGAGGATTTTGAAGGTCTTCCGGCCCCCCTGGCCAGGCAAAAGGGAATGGGCCTTGTGGCCATGAAGGTGATCCGGCCCAGGGAAACCATACCCGGCCTGCCTGCCGGGGATCTGATCCGCTATGCTTTGACCCTGAACGAGTTCCATATGATTAATATCGGAACCGACAGCAAGGAGGTGCTGCATGCAAATCTGGAGATCCTGCGGGATTTCACTCCTCTTGGGGAAGAGAAGATGGAAGAGATCAGGTTGGCACTGTACCCTTTCTACCAGGGCAAAGGCCTGGCCTGGATGCATCCGGCCTACCAGGACGGCTGGAACCAGAATATCCGGCTGGCCTGA
- a CDS encoding sulfatase, giving the protein MKSNLCIFLLSLSLLGLLSCNQGEGPDKLNVVIIFLDDSGWSDFEPFGESARETPRVKQLAAEGTAYHNFYVPQAVCSASRSALLSGCYPGRTKVFGAHGPDAWGLDTAYATMGEVFKAAGYVTAAFGKWHCGDQPETRSHARGFDETCGLMYSNDMWKHHPESPEYWGQWPLQFWENGQVTIEEVDHADQKILTKTYTEHAVDFIRRQRNNPFLLYVPHSMPHVPLYCSEEFEGKSGLGTYGDVMLEIDWSVGEINRALKEQGLENNTIVILTSDNGPWISYGNHAGTTPFREAKGTSFDGGVRSACIIKYPGRIPSGAVSERAFASVDLLPTLCELAGVPLPANDMDGENVWDLVSGREGAVNPHRYYAFSNNSNFEGVLSGDGRWKLHLPHAYRILETEGADGLPGKYGTARIDTALFDMKVDPLESANVISEYPEVAAELISLAESHYNKFYGR; this is encoded by the coding sequence ATGAAAAGTAACTTATGCATTTTCCTGTTATCGCTCAGTCTCCTGGGACTGCTTTCCTGCAATCAGGGGGAAGGGCCTGATAAACTAAACGTGGTCATTATTTTCCTGGACGATTCGGGCTGGTCCGATTTTGAGCCTTTTGGAGAATCTGCCAGGGAAACTCCCCGGGTAAAGCAGCTGGCAGCTGAGGGAACCGCCTATCATAACTTCTATGTACCCCAGGCGGTGTGTTCAGCCTCCCGGTCTGCTCTTCTGAGCGGATGTTATCCGGGGCGTACTAAGGTCTTTGGGGCCCACGGCCCTGATGCATGGGGCCTGGATACCGCCTATGCCACCATGGGCGAAGTATTCAAAGCAGCTGGCTATGTCACGGCTGCATTTGGGAAATGGCACTGCGGGGACCAGCCGGAGACCAGATCGCATGCCCGTGGTTTTGATGAAACATGCGGACTGATGTATTCGAATGATATGTGGAAGCATCACCCCGAGTCGCCCGAATACTGGGGACAATGGCCCCTGCAGTTCTGGGAGAATGGCCAGGTGACCATCGAAGAGGTGGATCATGCCGATCAGAAGATTCTGACCAAAACCTACACGGAGCACGCTGTTGATTTTATCCGGCGTCAGAGGAACAATCCTTTTCTGCTCTATGTTCCCCACAGTATGCCACACGTTCCTCTTTACTGCAGTGAAGAATTTGAAGGCAAATCGGGCCTGGGCACCTACGGGGATGTAATGCTGGAGATCGACTGGAGTGTGGGTGAGATCAACAGGGCCCTGAAAGAGCAGGGATTGGAAAACAATACCATCGTGATTCTCACTTCGGACAACGGACCCTGGATATCCTACGGAAACCATGCCGGGACCACCCCGTTCAGGGAGGCCAAAGGCACCAGCTTTGACGGAGGAGTGCGCTCGGCCTGCATCATCAAGTATCCCGGGAGAATTCCTTCGGGAGCCGTTTCAGAAAGAGCCTTTGCTTCGGTGGACCTCCTCCCTACCCTGTGTGAGCTGGCCGGGGTTCCTTTGCCTGCCAATGATATGGACGGGGAGAACGTCTGGGACCTGGTCAGCGGTAGGGAAGGCGCTGTGAACCCCCATCGTTATTATGCATTTTCAAATAACAGCAACTTCGAAGGGGTACTGAGCGGGGACGGCAGGTGGAAATTACATTTGCCCCATGCCTATCGCATCCTTGAAACAGAAGGGGCAGACGGCCTGCCCGGCAAGTACGGGACGGCCCGGATCGATACCGCACTTTTTGATATGAAAGTTGACCCCCTGGAAAGCGCCAATGTGATTTCGGAGTACCCGGAAGTTGCAGCGGAATTGATCAGCCTGGCAGAAAGTCACTACAACAAATTCTACGGCAGGTAA